The following are encoded in a window of Phragmites australis chromosome 22, lpPhrAust1.1, whole genome shotgun sequence genomic DNA:
- the LOC133905487 gene encoding small ribosomal subunit protein uS9-like gives MAAVLTRAPAGTVQCFGRKKTAVAVAYTKPGRGLIKVNGVPIELIRPEMLRLKAFEPIMLAGRTRFKDIDMRIRVRGGGKTSQIYAIRQAIAKALVAYYQKYVDEAAKKEVKDIFARYDRTLLVADPRRCEPKKFGGRGARARFQKSYR, from the coding sequence ATGGCTGCCGTGCTCACCCGCGCGCCGGCCGGCACGGTCCAGTGCTTCGGCCGCAAGAAGACGGCTGTGGCCGTGGCCTACACCAAGCCTGGGCGCGGGCTGATCAAGGTGAACGGCGTCCCCATCGAGCTGATCCGCCCCGAGATGCTCCGCCTCAAGGCCTTCGAGCCCATCATGCTCGCCGGCCGCACCCGCTTCAAGGACATCGACATGCGCATCCGCGTCCGTGGCGGAGGGAAGACCTCGCAGATCTACGCGATCCGCCAGGCCATCGCCAAGGCGCTCGTGGCCTACTACCAGAAGTACGTCGACGAGGCAGCCAAGAAGGAGGTCAAGGACATCTTCGCCCGCTACGACCGCACCCTCCTCGTCGCCGACCCCAGGCGCTGTGAGCCCAAGAAGTTCGGTGGTCGCGGCGCCCGCGCGAGGTTCCAGAAGTCCTACCGTTGA